The DNA window gttcttaggaacatgaaACAGTAGACGAGTTGATGAAGTTGGCGCAAAAGTCAaaacgagtatggcaaaggaCATCGACTCTTCCAAACAACTTCGACGACCCAAAGCAAGCGTCTACGGATGAGAAGGTGTTCAAGTTTGACTATCTTCTTCACTTATTTCCCAGCATGAAGCTGTGAAGGAGAAGTCGAATCATTCTATATGGACATAGAGATGTATTTACAGGAAAGAAAAGCTTCTGCGAGGGGACCATCGGTGATTTTAACGCCAAAACTTTAACGGagcccacggcctacaatgaaACGAGCAGGGTTTCCTAGTTTATCACGGCGACAAAAACCATCCAACTCGAAACTCGTAGTTTCAAAAGCCTCTACGCTGGATGTGGAAATGGACCGGTGTGGTGTACTGAGacgaaatagaccacatcttCGTCAGTAAAAGTTTTCCTTGACGGATGTCGTAGCTGTACcgaagttctatacgggatcagACCACCGTTTCCTTCaaagatgatttttcttcacatagaAAAAAGGCCGCAAAATTTACAGAGCGAAGTCCCAGAAATaccattaactgggatcttttCGCTACTCTAACCGACGTTTGGGAAGATATTGCAAAGAACAATGTCGACAAAGAATACGACCGGTTCGTTGAACACCCTCACGACTGCACGATAAAGCCTGGAAGGTTTAAAACCATCGAAAGACGCCTGCCTCTAGAAACTCTTGAGCtaatacgccagcgtggagcttTACGAGCTACAGGCAACCAGGAACACAAGTTCGAGCttgcaaagctttgcagagaggcgaaaAAAGgagacctcaaagagagaataGGAACAGtattggctgaagctgcataGGTAGGGAAAAGCGTTTCCTGTGCCTGTCGAGATTTCACCGATTGCAAGACAAAGATGTCTCCGGAACGGAATAACCATTGCATTGAGAAAAGGAATGAAGAAAGTCATCCACGATTTCCACATTGAGCGTTTCAACAGCCATATCCACTTGTCTCTTCACCATCTGAGGAGGAACGACGGGTCAttccaaaatttcttccaTCCAAAATACCACATGCTATCATTTTGTGTAACTGTAATTTACTACTGTAATCTGTAATTTACGGAACCCGGTTCCGACAGAATAAGATCATCTGAAGAACGTTTCGCCATTATTTGTCAaaaccctggcgaggctcttcaccgctgtacctgtcggaatgcaaggtacCACCGCTTTGTTGTATGAGAAAGCAGATCCACATTACATCGGCAACGATCTCCCAATCTGCTATTGTTCGTcgtctacaagctctttacaagagtgatccctaataggattgaaaaaaaaatctttgatgAAAAACAGCCACGAGAGCGAGCACGGTTCCggaaaggattcagcacgattaaTCACATTCACACGGTTTCGAAATTCATTgcggtatcacgagagtacaagataccgttatgtctcaccttcatcgacttgaaaaaaGCCTTCGACTAAGTTAAGACgaaagcggtcatggaagccctAGACAACCAAagataacatctagcatcacCCAAATGGAATAAATGCTGGCCGATTTTGACAAAACATATGCAAGCATCGGCCTTCAAGTGATTTCATGAacgacgatgttcatgcgaaaCGGATGGATCTTATGTATCCcgttcacgctcaacggaacgaacatatctgaATGCACTAGCTGGGtcgataaatgaataatagaacatgaaatgaatatGGAGAACGATCTAACCCCTGAGCACGGGggaacgagcggcttggggagcgcaTTGGAGCGTCGAGATTGTTTTAGAAAAGATCAGGAACCGCGTTCATATCTTCATACCACCATACTTTCTCCTTTGATCTGTACTTGAGAAACCTCGGCACTTCGCAAGCAAGAAGAGAGTGGGGGGAATGTCACTGAACGCTCAATTGAAAGAATGCTGATAGGAGTATCCTACTTGCCACAAGTGAGGGTAGGAATTCGAAGTTCTATCCTACGTTAGCAATCGAATATTAAAGGTGGCGCCGCATTTATTAAAGAAATCGAAacaaattcattcattcattcattcatctttcGCATTCGTTAAAGAAATCGAAATGTGGGCAGGACATGTGGCACGTTTcgacaaaaacaaatggaCCAGAGATGTGAGCGATTGTTGTacagacttcttcacaaaatccttcaaagaaaatttcgataCTCTTCGTGTTTCACGCGATCGGGATGAATGCAAGTAGTACTGCCCCCCCTCCAAACAAATCGATGAAAAGCGGGAGTCActgtgatcaaggtgatagtAGGACAGGTAATAAATattatcaaaatcaaaaaaaagaagcaactTCATGAATGAAGAGgacgaaaaggaaaattattgCTGTCGCATGAGATAAGATGGTAATGACCGCCTAAGATAGTTGATTGGAAGTGATGTGATCTTTTCTGTTCTTCGTCATAGATCAATACACTGTGGAATGAGAAAACGAgttaaatttttggaaatataaaaagaagcaaatacAATGATATGTGAGTACAACGAAAACTCGTTGAGATCAGAAGTTCTCGTTGTTTCCGAGTTGTTGCGGAAAATCTTACGTTTAGTTAAACTTCAACGTATTTAAGCGTAAGCTcatcaaaaataatgaattgtTCTGTAATTAACTCTGCATATGGAGCTGTTATTGTAATTGGCTCGCTAAGCTCTGACACTGGtgattcttttcttcactccattaaaaaaacattacataAGTTTTCTCAGCACTTTCTTCCCGATATCAGATAATAAATTGAAGGAGGGCGATAGGACGTAATGGTGGTGCTTTTGCCTTGTACTTTCTATTGAAACAGTCAAAGCTGCACGCAAGACATGTGGTGTATATTGAGAGCATCGAATGAGGAATGCCAGGAAAAACTATaaagagaatagaaagaagctgaaataaacagaaaaagaatttgaaaaaaaaaacttggtagAAAACAATACGAGGTGACTTACTTggcttaatcggcgggctgatgtcatcgcctgacgcgattacccgcatctttgccgaagtgtgccgtccttgaacacagctctgcccaaccttctcgatcttctgcgagagcttgcacagaatcagtccattcgtcgctgttccatattctgcgaaaccttacgtctcgcctgaactgcctatccacgccgagtgtcctcaggtcctctttcaccacgtcagtccagaacttccgttttcggccaggtggcttcttccagctagAAGAATACGAAGTATCAATTACAAACTTAATAAATGATGGACGGAAGGGATTGGGAACTGCAGGACATTATATTGAAGAGATGTTTTGTTCAGTGAGCAAATCGCAAATGATTTTGagaaaactgagaagaaataTATTTCTCCTCAGTTCACAACAATCAGTCGACCACTGTGTGATCCATCCCCGGAGACATTGTTCCCATTCTTGATGTAACGAACACTGAGCGGTATTTTTTAGCGGTAGGCATTTCTTCCCCTCAGCACACATAACCCACATAATCCAGGAACTTATCGTCTcgataaaatttcaaagaaaagctGGTCTTAGCAAAGCTCTATCTGATCCACTTGACGCTACGTTTAAGTGGTCTAAAAAGATATATGAATCATTTTGACACTACTATGTATTTGCATAtgtttgtgtatgtgtttctaattttgagaaaaaaaaacacttcacaaATTACTCCTCAAAGACGCCACTCCaagaatctgaagtggtacggatttcatgtggagtattcgaatacggaatcgtggattatggagaagtggatgattccgtccaattcttgctaattggcgtaaaaacggcccggaagatgcggcgcgggcacgaggctggcgcgctccaatcgaacttgttgtagaaaatagcgcgccgtaacgctcgaagccgtatcttccgggccggtttttacgacaattaggaaaaaatggacggaatcgcccttctttccataatctacgatgccgtatacgaatactccacctgaaatccgtaccacctcaaattcgtgaggTGAAGCCTTTAACTCAAGGATCTTTTCCGGGATGAAAGACGTGAAATCTCAAAAACGAAGCAAAAACTGCTGTGTGGGCGTTCGTTTCATAGCTGAACTGTTCTTCATTGCTGTTATAACGTTAGTGAAACGTAACAGCAAAAAATTGTCGTTTCTATGAAATCTATGCGTGGAAATGTCCTAAAAATATAAGGATGTTTCAGTATAACTACCTTTAAATTGCTTCTATTCTAGTGAAACTTATATTGGGACAGACAAACATAACGGACTTGTCTACTATCGACTTGTCGACTATTGAACTATCTGAGAAAGAATTTGTGATCATAGAATTGTGGAGGAAAGATATTACTAAAAGACATTATTAATGAATGGATCTTTAGATCATCTGCCCATTACTGTGTGTTATAgttcatttttgaaaggattGCTTTATTAACACACGAAGAAATAAAtctctttctatttattccaATATATTTGGGATAGAATATCATTTTAGGATCAATAGATAAAAATTGCATAAATTAAAGATTACATATGTATTTGCTATGATCATATGCTTCAGAATATATTCACTAGTACCGATTTTGCAATGATTTATGCTGATCATGCTGGAATGACTTCAAAACGATGTTACACGTTCGATTTCGGCTATACTGCCTGTCTCTATCGATACAGTTTACATGCAGCAAAGATAgtaagaatgaaatgaaatattgttGGTAAATTTTTCGCATGCGAAATTTTCTTACCTTATCGTTATTTCAGACAAATACAATGCCTACATATTGTATCTATGATGAGAATCTTGAAATTTATCCAGGTATCGTTTTCGAAAAATGGCCTCCAACCAAAAAAACAGGTATTTCATGTGATTCACGTAATATCTTCAGGCAGTATGATTTGTGTACAAGAAAAATCGAGTTAATATGAACACTTGAAAAAtatagcaataaaaataaattaaacaataaataaaaaaaataaaaacttgatGAAATGCATTCGAACAATATCGAAACGAATAGTAGAACatgcaaatttttaattttttcttcaacataaTTGGATAACCATtccgttcgtttttttttcaagcacaaCACTGTTAAAGATATCAGATTGTcccaaaattaattttatttcgtgGTCGCAGTCTAATACAATATTGTTCCTAATGTTGAAGTGTTTCAACTAAAAGGGAACATACAACGAAcctgacgtgatgagggaaCCCAGGGGAAAACCTAGAGattggattgtagattgcgggatgcggagtggttccgctcatttctctttAGTCTTCCTGAAAATGGTGTGAAGgacgccgtttttcacaacGTTTTTATCCGCGtcatccttgtgcacgcgccgcatccgcgcgcgagcggtcgaagaccACTGATCTCTTCCCAaaacctattcaagtgaaactatTGAATAGGGTGCCGAGAGGAGCGGAACGTGTATACAGggacgcgttctaacgtactagAAACTAAAAGGGTTCCctggccttttttttaaaacgattacggagaggtgggCGGAACTACGctggattccgcaatctacaaccccgccTCCAGCTTTTCCCGTGGGTTCCTTCACCTCGTCAGATTCGTTGTAAGCTGCCTTTAATAGTAAGAAGATGGCTGTGCTATAATTCTAGCTTCTTTATATTTTCAAGGTGCAATGTTTGCTATGTAAATATGTCaataatatatgaataaataaatacaacatgagtaatcaatatcaatatcaataatcaataaatacaATATGAGTATTGTCCAAACTGtacaattacaaaaatttcttattaatttgatttttttcttacaaagcAGATTTCCTTTTCGAACTACAGTACTTGAAAATGAGTACGATATGACATGCTCAAATTGTTATTTCAGCAAAACCACCTTTAAGGGAAGGAGATCCAATGAGTGAAAAGAGGCAAGGTAAATGTTGGCTTAATTGCATAGTGTCATACTTGTGATAGGGCAAGGCGTTGATTTCTTTCCTGTCCATATAAGCTTCGAGGTACTGAGTTACTGAGAAACATACCATCTACCTCTGCTGTCCACATTCACATGGATTTTTGCCACCTTATCATCTTCATTTAGGTGATTTTGTGAAATTACCTTTTTTTACACATCTAGGAAGAGTAGAGAGAATCGCTTTCACTTTGACACAAAGCGAatgatctttcttcaaataattcaaaaaagttcaaaaacaaTATTGGATATCTGACAATTTCTTTTAATGAGCTTTGCATTTTTCTGGGAACAAAAGGGGGTGGgtggagcgggtgtagcgcagtcggcaagaggtttcgctgtgtCTACACGATCAATCGGAAGTTCAAACCCACGCTAGTCCCAACCAcggctttcatccctccggggtcgataaattagtatcagacttgtcttaGAGGATAAATACACTGTCTTGACACACTGGCTAGTCTCAGCAATTCGTTGTATAGGCTAATTATGCGTCCGTAAAcctctaacgattctgaattgaagtgaacgcggtgacgcatcccaagcggatttattaatgccagacactttatcctttatcctttcctACCGAAAAAAATGTACTAGTTTAGCTTGGACAACTGCTTACATCCCAATCCAAGTGTTAGCGTTCATCACCTTCATTtacttgtgttttttctttttctatgcaTTCAAACCACATCCAAGCAGCAATCTTGTCGAACTTTCTGTAAGTGGTTTATTCATCTACAATACTTATTATTTAAACTTTCTGAgctttaattttcaaattgaagGTAATTATGGAAGATGAGCTCATCCGCCTCTCCATACTTACTTCTGAAGCAGTTCGAACGATGAAAGTAAGAGGAAATATCGTTTACGTTCAATTCTGGTTaggataatttatttttattcaggaATTTAAGAAATGCATAAAGTAGCAATCTACATTCTCATTATAAAAGTAGTTTcgttatttctttctcttttcaaagaaagaagggaacaagttaaagaaaaagggaagCTAACTTCCTACGCTGCTTTGCATCATTTCCCCTGGAGGTGACGACTCCACTCATGCCTAATAAGTGTCTTAtgtttcaattaaaaacttaCTATCTCTTATTTTCAAGAATCCTGGTATTTTGTAATGACTTCCTGAAAGAACATACTGATAAACTCCTCTATAAATTTTAGTGAACTGAAATTTGTAATTTGACCTGCATAGCTGCCAATTTCTGTCAGTATAGGATAGGTATACCACACCTCAAGTTACACagatttatattcattttcagttctattcatttatttttcaaaaattataatttctcTCCTCACTCCGCTTTATACACCTACTTGAAGTGAAGCTTTTCGaactgcaaaagaaaatttgtgctGCTGTCACTGGCAGCCGATTTGATAAACTAACCATAAATGattagtagtttttctttgcaggTTTTATGTTTCTCGACATTTTCAGGCTGCTCGTGGTAAAAAACGGAAACCGTTAATTCTTATGAAACCTCCCGAGGATCCTACGCAAGAATCCTTGGAGGATGTGTGTTGCCCCGGAACCACTTGTAATACAGCTATATGTGTGCACGAACATGTTCCACCTCGGTATTCAAGCAGAATTCTTGAATTTGCTGTGCCTAAAAAACGTCTCTGGAAGCAATAAATTTAGGGAGATATCCCCTCCTCAAAAACAACCTTCCGTTGTGACAGATATCCGAAGCCAAGATAAAGGACTTGGACATGAGAATGTTCCTGACAAGTTCCTTAAAAGCGCAGCAAACGCTATATCACAAACTTCAACATATCCGAAGGTGAATGGATTATAACACTGATTCACGTAAATCTAAGGCAATCTTTAGCAAAATCTCTCTTATTTCAGCTTAAACCATGGACTAAAACGGAAAATCAACATGCACCTCAACATGTTGTGAGTTATAAAAGCGAAATTGTTGTTTCTCTTGATTCTTGATAAGAAAAGGCCATGAATCGAAtcaaaaataagtaaagaaaCTTTTCGGAAGTGAAACTACCCTGCTCCCACAACTAATCAGCAAGTTTGCAGCTATTTATGAATAGAAACTGATTTTACCATTAGTGGGAAGATTAGGTAAACACCAAAATACGTACTTAATTAGACACCCGTCTCATTGCCACTGTCTGGACCTATTGCTGCACTACATATTTTCAAGTCGTTCCTTTCCCGTGAAATCGTCATCGAAGATGTCTGAAGGTTTCGTTAGACGAGATCCTTCGGCCATATCGGAGCTGTGCTCCAATCTGATCCGTCCATACAACGAACACATCAACTCATCCCATTAGCGGTCTCCCTGGAGGGTATCTAGCACCTTTTGGGACCCACTCTAACGTTCCTTTAGGAATGGTCTGTGTCATTAGGTCTCCACTGTCTGTGCACATCTTTGCTGCGTGGGAGAACGCTGGAAGAATTGTGGAGTCGAAGAGGTGGGCATGGgctcttggtccgtcagtggGTCCGTACTTCCCCTGACGAGTAGGAAAGCTGCCCtcgctgctctcattcttcattTAGAGTTCTTTCTTCAAGTACTCCATATTTATGGAACACACAAGGTACAAGTATGATGACATTTTCACGATTTCGGGGCCTTCAGGTgctatttcttcttgttttaggTGTACTAGTTATTCCCAAAATGGTGGCAATGTTTACAATGTGAACAGTGTTGCCGCGTGACCCATTTGAGAACAGCTCCTGGAGTAGCACGACTCCAGATGAGCATCTTGATCACTACTGTTCTAGGGGTAACTTCGCTACGCATTCATATTCGATGTAATTCCACTCTTGCAACGTTTCCCTGTTGGAACTGTTCAGAATGCAGAAGAAGGACCGTAGTTCTGGTTCTTACTTAAAAGACATTGAAGAGTGGATGTGCAACAGCTGTTGAAAGCGGGATTTTGCCAGATTAGTGGCACTCTTAGAGTTTGCATGAGAGTTTGCAAAGCTTGCAAACCTGCATCCTACTCTATCAGTTCATCCTCGAAGCGTAGAATCTGTTTCAGTTGTAACTTTTCACTTTATCTACCGTTTGGCATTCTTTATGCCACAAAACTCACGTTGTTGGGGGATTTCGCATCGAAGGAAACCGTTTGCGAAGAACATCTCTTCATTACAGCCACAAAATGGCGTAGAACA is part of the Necator americanus strain Aroian chromosome V, whole genome shotgun sequence genome and encodes:
- a CDS encoding hypothetical protein (NECATOR_CHRV.G17953.T2); translation: MVTTLILAFLQLHTVSGFNKVYSSHKCNESETLMQRITASFHFVLNNVKCKYEKHKPILFPWGKNKLAIILKRRKNMEMVIIPARAILLDVPYKIISLGKSDELKMIPVESVNSEIRTCHQAKKNGGLICYSFDELFRITQYEFQNKKSSFRKRAQKSLHLPLFYKYEDIISYIDEDGTYRLWVAERLDFFYDMTIENLSLGLYDAGAPGSYIGNDPNIFTSTDFAMIYADHAGMTSKRCYTFDFGYTACLYRYSLHAAKITNTMPTYCIYDENLEIYPGIVFEKWPPTKKTAKPPLREGDPMSEKRQAWTTAYIPIQVLAFITFIYLCFFFFYAFKPHPSSNLVELSVIMEDELIRLSILTSEAVRTMKAARGKKRKPLILMKPPEDPTQESLEDVCCPGTTCNTAICVHEHVPPREISPPQKQPSVVTDIRSQDKGLGHENVPDKFLKSAANAISQTSTYPKLKPWTKTENQHAPQHVDNQHVPKAPAKKHMSAEKFAPPQRRTSFDQGKHRHKKAAKKQ